TGCTCGCGTTCGATCTGCCGACAGGGCATGCGGCGGCGGGACGTTTCGTCGAAGTCGCGGCCAACGGCCCCGCTGATACGCGGCAAGGCCGCACGCCGCGCCTGAGTCCGTTCGATCCCGTTGCGCGTCAAACCATCCAGGACATCTACGACGACCTCACGCGTTATTCGAGCTTCAACGGCGTCGTGTTCGGCGCGGACGCGACCTTGAACGCGTACGAGGACACGAGCGCCGCGGCGCTGGCCGTGTACCGCTCGTGGGGCCTCCCCGGTGACGTCGCGCAGATTCACGCGTCCGACGACCTGATGCAGCGCTGGGCGAAGGGCAAGACCGCCTATCTGAACACCTTCACGAACCAGCTTGCCGAGCGCGTGCGCGCCTATCAGGGCGGCGGCAACGTGCTGACGGCGCGCACCGTGCCCGCCGAGGCTGTGTTCGATGCGAACGCCGAGCGCAACTTCTCGTTGAGCCTCGCGTCGTCGCTGGCGAACTACGACTTCGTCGCGCTGACGGCGGCGCCGCGTGCCAGTGGCGAACGCGTCAGCGACGCTTGGCTCGACAGCCTGCGCCAAACGGTGATGCAGCAGCAGGGCGCGGTGGCGAAGACCGTGTTCGAGCTGCCGGCGATCAACCAGCAGACGCAGCAGCCCGTCGAGGCGGCCGTGCTGCGCGCGCAGATGAAGCGGCTCAACGCGGCGGGTGTCGTGCATCTGGGCTACGGGCCGGACGACTTCCTGAAGAACCGGCCGGACACGACCGTGCTGCGCGACGTGATGTCGGTGCAGAGCACGCTGAGATCGAATCAGGGGATGTTGGGTTGAGCCTCGCGCGACGCATGTCGATCAACGCGATGCCAACCCGGACCAGGGGACCACAATGAAAAACGCAATGAACATCATCTCGAACTTCGTCTTCTACTATCCGCTGCTGATGGCGTATCTGTGGATGGTGGGGGGACTGCTTCACTATCTGCTGATCGAGCGCCGCGACGCCGGGCGCAAGGCGGCGCCGCCGCTTGCCTCGTATCCGAAGGTGTCCGTCGTCGTGCCTTGCTACAACGAAGCGGACAACGTGCGCGAAGTGATCGCGTGTCTCGACCAGCTGAACTATCCGAACTACAACATCATCGCGATCAACGACGGCAGCCGCGATGAAACGGGCGCGATCCTGAACCAGCTCGTAAATGTGTATCCGAAGCTCGTCGTCGTGCACCAGCATCAGAACGAGGGCAAGGCGATCGGTCTCACGACGGCCGCGATGCTGTCGGATGCCGAGTACCTGATGTGTATCGACGGCGATTCGCTGCTCGACAAGGAAGCGATCGGCTGGATGCTGCGCCACTTCCTCGACGATCCATCCGTCGGCGCGGTGACGGGCAACCCGCGCATCCGCACGCGCTCGTCGCTGCTCGGGCGCATGCAGGTGGGCGAGTTTTCATCGATCGTCGGTCTCATCAAGCGTACGCAGCATATGTATGGACGCTTGCTGACGGTGTCGGGCGTGGTGTCGATGTTCAGGAAACGCGCACTGCAGGAAGTGGGCTACTGGAGCTCCGACATGCTGACGGAAGATATCGACATCAGCTGGAAGCTGCAGGTGCAGGGCTGGGGCGTGGACTTCGAATCGCGCGCGCTCAGCTGGATCCTGATGCCCGAGACCTTCCGCGGTCTCTACAAGCAGCGTCTGCGCTGGGCCAAGGGCGGCATCCAGGTGCTCTTCAAGTACGCGGGCGCCGTGCTCTCCCGTCGCAACATGATGATGTGGCCGATCTTCATCGAGTACGCTACGAGCATCGTATGGGCGTATTGCATGCTGTTCACGCTCGTGATGATGGCGGCCACCGCGCTCTTCACGCTGCCCGAAACCTGGCGCTTCGCGTTCGTGCCGCGCGGCACGGGTGTGCTGCTGTTCGCGACCTGCTGCGCGCAGATCCTGATCGGCTGTCTGATCGACCGGCGCTACGACAAGAACCTGCTGCGCTATTTCGTCGACACCGTCTGGTATCCCGCTGCGTTCTGGGCAATCAGCATGATTGCGTCGGTGATCGCGCTGCCGGGCGTGATCAGCCAGCGCCGCAGAAAGCGCGCGCGCTGGGTCAGCCCGGATCGCGGCATCCGTTCGAGCGGCGCGGTCACGGCCGACGCCTCGGCGGCACTGCTCACGCAGCGTCCGGATTGAAGCACTGAAGCACGTGGGATGAAGCAATCGAATTGACAACGCAAGTCAACCGTTTCAGGGGAACAACATGGAATTTCCGATCATCGATGTTTCGAAGCAGTCCGTCTCGCAGTTCGCCACGGAAGGCAGCAAGGCCAAAGCCATGCGCACCGTCGCGTGGTATCGCGTGGTGCGGCCGACGCTCGTGCTCGGCACGTGGGTGCTGGCCGCACTGTATATCCGCTGGTGTCTTGCGAATGCGAGCGAAGAAGAGCTGTCGCTCGATGCGTTCATGCCCGGCATCATGGGCATCGGCATCGTCGCGCTGGCGATGATTCTGTGGACCTTCGGCCGCCAGATGGACGCAATGAGCACGAACCGCGTGCGCCGCATGCCGCAGACGAGTGAAGCGCAAGCGCCGCAGACTACGCACGAAATTCCGGAAGGCGATGCGGGCCGCTGCCTCGTCGCCTATCACGACGCCGACGGCATGATCTCGCACGTCATGAGCGTGCCCGAGTTCGAGCGCGAAGCGGCATAAGCGAGCGCGTTCTCACAGTACAAACACACGCACCACGGAGACCAACATGTGCGGAATCGTAGGAGCAGTGGCCCAGCGCGACGTCGTCGGCGTGCTGACGGAAGGCCTGCGCAGGCTCGAATATCGCGGCTATGACTCGTGCGGCGTCGCCGTCCTGCAACACGGCGCGCCGCGCCGCGTGCGCAGCGTCGAGCGCGTCGCGAATCTCGCGGACCAGGTTCATGAAGCAAGGCTGTCGGGCACGATCGGCGTTGCGCACACGCGCTGGGCGACGCACGGCGCGCCCGTCACCGACAACGCGCACCCGATCTTTTCGCGCGACGAGATCGCGCTCGTGCACAACGGCATCATCGAGAATCACGAGCCGCTGCGCGACGAGCTGACAGCGCTCGGCTATGCGTTCGAATCGGATACCGACACGGAAGTGATCGCGCATCTGATCCATCACACGCGCGAGCAGGACCCGTCGCGCGACCTGCTGACGGCCGTGCAGCGGGCATTGCTGCGTCTGCGCGGCGCGTATGCGATCGCCGTGTTCGCGAAGAGCGAGCCCGACCGCGTGATCGGCGCGCGCGCCGGCTCGCCGCTGGTGATCGGCGTGGGCGAGCGCGGCAACTATCTGGCCTCGGATGCGATGGCGCTGTCGGGCACGGTCGAACATTTCATCTTCCTGGAAGAAGGCGATATCGCGGTGCTGTCGTGCGACGGCGTGCATATCGTCGATCGCGACGGCGCGACCGTGCGCCGCGAAGTGCAGGCGCAGCACGCGAGCCACTACGCGGCCGAACTCGGTCCGTATCGTCACTACATGCAGAAGGAAATCTTCGAGCAGCCGGACGTCGTCGCCGACGCGACGGAGCGCGTCCGTTCGATCACTCCCGCCTTGTTCGGCGCGAATGCGCAGCGCGCGTTCAGCGAGATCGACTCGCTGCTGCTGCTCGCGTGCGGCACGAGCTATTACTCCGCGCTGACGGCGAAGTACTGGCTCGAATCGATCGCGGGGATTCCGACTCAGGTGGAGATCGCGAGCGAGTACCGGTATCGCGAGAGCGTGGTGAATCCGTGCGCGATGGTCGTCGTCGTGTCGCAATCGGGCGAAACGGCCGATACGCTCGTCGCGTTGAAGCACGCGCAGGAACTCGGCCATCACCATACGCTCGCGATCTGCAACGTGCCGCATAGCTCGATGATGCGGCTTACGGAATTGCAGTACCTGACGGGCGCGGGGCCGGAAATCGGCGTCGCTTCGACGAAGGCGTTCACGACCCAACTGGTCGCGCTGTTCCTGCTCGCGCTCACGCTCGGCAAGGAACGCGGCCACGTGAGCACCGACGAGGAAGCGCACGCGCTGCGGCAACTGCATCATCTGCCGGCCGCGCTCAATAGCGTGCTCGCGCTGGAGCCGCAACTCGTCGCATGGGCGGAAGCGCTTGCGCGCAAGGACCACGCGCTGTTCCTCGGGCGCGGCGTGCATTACCCCATCGCGCTCGAAGGCGCGCTCAAGCTGAAGGAAATCTCGTACGTGCATGCGGAAGCGTATCCGGCGGGCGAACTGAAGCATGGGCCGCTGGCGATCGTCACGAACGAGATGCCCGTCATCACGATCGCGCCGAATGACGCGCTGCTTGAAAAACTCAAGTCGAACATCCAGGAAGTGCGTGCGCGCGGCGGCCAGCTGTACGTGCTCGCCGATGCGGGCACGAAGATCGAAAGCCGCGACGGCGTGCGCGTGATCCAGCTGCCCGAGCATTACGGGCCGCTATCTCCGATCCTGCATGTGGTGCCGCTGCAATTGCTCGCGTATCACACGGCTTGCGCGCGCGGCACCGACGTCGACAAGCCCCGCAATCTTGCGAAGTCGGTCACGGTGGAGTGAAGGGCGCTCATGCGGACTACGATTGCAGTGCTCGTCATGGCGGCCACGGTGGCCGCAAGCTGCGTCGTTCCGTCCGCGCTCGCGGGCGGAACGAAGGCGGCCAGGGCCGCTAAAGCCGCGAGCGCGCCGACGGGCGACCTGCGCGCCTATATGCACGGCATCGGCGCGATTACCGATGCGCAGGGCGCCACCACCGTGTTCTTCAGCAGCTCGGGCCTGCCGCCGCGCGGCGCGGGGCGCGACCGCAACTGGACGCACGATGTCTACATCGCGCGCTGGACGCCGCAGCAGCCCAAGCTCGACCGTCCACGCGTGTTCATCAGCCGGCCGGAGGCGCAGGAGCCCGTGTCCGTCGCGCAGAACGATACGGGCCGCGTGATGGTGTCGTTCGAGGACGGCTGGAATACGCCGAATGAAGTGAGCCAGCGCTATGGCGTCTATACGTCCGACCTGAAGGACGTGAAGCCCTATCCGAACGATGTGCTGTCGGGCGGACACTCGGGGCATGTCGCCGCCGTCGGCTCGCGCTTCGTCGTGTTCTATTCGAACGACTGGGTGAACGGCGGCGGCGTCGATAACCTCGGCACGGGCAACGGCGTGTACGTGAAGACCTACGATGCCGACGGCGCGCTGCTGCAAGCCATCGACGTCGCGCCGCGCGTGCGCGAATGGTGGCCGATGCTTGCCGCCTCGCCGACGCGCGCGCTGCTCGTGTGGCAGCAGTACGTGAGCGGCGAGACGTATGCGCGGCTGAAGGTCGCGACGCTCGATCCGTCGGCGGGCGCGCTCAGCGAGCCGCGCGTGATCGCG
The DNA window shown above is from Paraburkholderia sp. PGU19 and carries:
- the pgaC gene encoding poly-beta-1,6-N-acetyl-D-glucosamine synthase, translated to MNIISNFVFYYPLLMAYLWMVGGLLHYLLIERRDAGRKAAPPLASYPKVSVVVPCYNEADNVREVIACLDQLNYPNYNIIAINDGSRDETGAILNQLVNVYPKLVVVHQHQNEGKAIGLTTAAMLSDAEYLMCIDGDSLLDKEAIGWMLRHFLDDPSVGAVTGNPRIRTRSSLLGRMQVGEFSSIVGLIKRTQHMYGRLLTVSGVVSMFRKRALQEVGYWSSDMLTEDIDISWKLQVQGWGVDFESRALSWILMPETFRGLYKQRLRWAKGGIQVLFKYAGAVLSRRNMMMWPIFIEYATSIVWAYCMLFTLVMMAATALFTLPETWRFAFVPRGTGVLLFATCCAQILIGCLIDRRYDKNLLRYFVDTVWYPAAFWAISMIASVIALPGVISQRRRKRARWVSPDRGIRSSGAVTADASAALLTQRPD
- the glmS gene encoding glutamine--fructose-6-phosphate transaminase (isomerizing) — translated: MCGIVGAVAQRDVVGVLTEGLRRLEYRGYDSCGVAVLQHGAPRRVRSVERVANLADQVHEARLSGTIGVAHTRWATHGAPVTDNAHPIFSRDEIALVHNGIIENHEPLRDELTALGYAFESDTDTEVIAHLIHHTREQDPSRDLLTAVQRALLRLRGAYAIAVFAKSEPDRVIGARAGSPLVIGVGERGNYLASDAMALSGTVEHFIFLEEGDIAVLSCDGVHIVDRDGATVRREVQAQHASHYAAELGPYRHYMQKEIFEQPDVVADATERVRSITPALFGANAQRAFSEIDSLLLLACGTSYYSALTAKYWLESIAGIPTQVEIASEYRYRESVVNPCAMVVVVSQSGETADTLVALKHAQELGHHHTLAICNVPHSSMMRLTELQYLTGAGPEIGVASTKAFTTQLVALFLLALTLGKERGHVSTDEEAHALRQLHHLPAALNSVLALEPQLVAWAEALARKDHALFLGRGVHYPIALEGALKLKEISYVHAEAYPAGELKHGPLAIVTNEMPVITIAPNDALLEKLKSNIQEVRARGGQLYVLADAGTKIESRDGVRVIQLPEHYGPLSPILHVVPLQLLAYHTACARGTDVDKPRNLAKSVTVE